The following coding sequences lie in one Benincasa hispida cultivar B227 chromosome 6, ASM972705v1, whole genome shotgun sequence genomic window:
- the LOC120079546 gene encoding LOB domain-containing protein 27 produces MTIKGGTSQACAVCKYQRRRCSKDCSLAPYFPADQPKMFQNAHRLFGVRNIMRILKQVHPSQKDETMTSIIYESNMRSRFPVHGCCGVIWQLHYQIQQVVEELRQVKTRVDMVKEQYNQMNNVGIVEGIGGSNDGVYPIYTQQQQQQQPYNSGLLVNQATDGSDLLFGNLNNGGIFVDNDDNNGLMLKELRIQQHYNDNYGINISNVDSMMMQSNLIPAVQGYPLQQEMEISHDYDEIPFDTIADDRQSYIESKEACDSSAESTLKDVSETSAEYVSRTDLKNAAACFSLTSHVK; encoded by the exons ATGACAATTAAAGGCGGCACAAGCCAAGCCTGCGCTGTTTGCAAATACCAACGCCGCCGCTGCTCGAAAGACTGCTCGTTAGCTCCATATTTCCCCGCCGATCAACCGAAGATGTTCCAAAACGCCCACCGTCTCTTCGGCGTGCGCAATATAATGAGAATTCTAAAACAAGTTCATCCGTCGCAGAAAGACGAGACGATGACTTCAATTATCTACGAGTCGAACATGCGATCTAGGTTTCCGGTTCATGGTTGTTGCGGTGTCATATGGCAATTACATTATCAAATACAACAAGTTGTCGAAGAGCTTCGACAAGTTAAAACTAGGGTAGATATGGTGAAGGAACAGTATAATCAAATGAACAACGTCGGGATCGTGGAAGGAATTGGCGGAAGCAACGACGGCGTTTATCCGATTTATACACAGCAGCAGCAACAACAACAACCGTACAATTCGGGATTACTTGTAAATCAAGCAACAGATGGGAGTGATTTATTATTTGGAAATTTAAACAATGGAGGAATTTTTGTTgataatgatgataataatgGATTGATGTTGAAGGAATTGAGAATTCAACAACATTACAATGATAATTATGGGATTAATATTAGCAATGTTGATTCAATGATGATGCAATCTAATTTGATACCGGCAGTTCAAGGTTACCCTTTGCAACAAGAGATGGAAATTTCTCATGATTATGATGAAATTCCATTTGACACAATTGCAGATGATCGACAATCGTATATTGAATCTAAAGAAGCATGCGACTCTAG TGCGGAATCGACGCTCAAAGATGTATCAGAAACATCAGCTGAATATGTTTCTAGGACCGACCTCAAGAACGCTGCAGCTTGCTTTAGTCTAACAAGCCATGTCAAATAA